From one Neptunomonas phycophila genomic stretch:
- the rpsG gene encoding 30S ribosomal protein S7 gives MPRRRVAAKREILPDPKFGNITLAKFINHVMVSGKKSVAERIVYGALDKVEERAKSEPLELFDKALESIQPAVEVKSRRVGGATYQVPCEVRPSRRMALAMRWLVDASRKRGEKSMALRLAGEILDAAEGRGAAVKKREDVHRMAEANKAFAHYRF, from the coding sequence ATGCCTAGAAGACGTGTCGCTGCGAAGCGCGAAATACTGCCGGATCCAAAATTCGGTAACATTACACTGGCAAAATTCATTAACCACGTTATGGTCAGCGGTAAGAAATCTGTTGCTGAACGTATCGTGTACGGTGCACTCGACAAAGTTGAAGAGCGCGCTAAATCTGAACCACTCGAACTGTTCGACAAGGCACTAGAAAGCATCCAGCCGGCTGTGGAAGTTAAATCACGCCGTGTGGGTGGTGCTACGTACCAAGTTCCTTGCGAAGTGCGTCCTTCTCGTCGTATGGCTTTAGCTATGCGTTGGTTAGTTGATGCTTCTCGTAAGCGTGGTGAAAAATCCATGGCTCTGCGTCTAGCTGGCGAAATATTAGATGCGGCTGAAGGTCGTGGTGCTGCTGTTAAGAAACGTGAAGACGTGCACCGTATGGCTGAAGCTAACAAAGCTTTTGCTCACTATCGCTTCTAA
- the rpoC gene encoding DNA-directed RNA polymerase subunit beta', with the protein MKDLLNLLKSQGQNDEFDSIKITLASPEMIRSWSFGEVKKPETINYRTFKPERDGLFCAKIFGPVKDYECLCGKYKRMKHRGVICEKCGVEVTLTKVRRDRMGHIELASPVAHIWFLKSLPSRIGLMLDMTLRDIERVLYFESFVVIEPGLTTLERGQLLNDEQYFEALEEFGDEFDARMGAEAVQMLMSSIDLEEEIQMLREEIPQTNSETKIKKLSKRLKLCESFYKSGNKPEWMVMSVLPVLPPDLRPLVPLDGGRFATSDLNDLYRRVINRNNRLKRLLDLNAPDIIVRNEKRMLQEAVDALLDNGRRGRAITGSNKRPLKSLADMIKGKQGRFRQNLLGKRVDYSGRSVIVVGPYLRLHQCGLPKKMALELFKPFIFSKLELRGYATTIKAAKKMVEREEPLVWDILDEVIREHPVLLNRAPTLHRLGIQAFEPVLIEGKAIQLHPLVCAAYNADFDGDQMAVHVPLTIEAQLEARALMMSTNNILSPANGEPIIVPSQDVVLGLYWMTRDRINALGEGMVFSDLDEIERAYGAKQVDLQARIKVRIHEVIRDIEGNETEVTEVKETTVGRALLYSIVPKGLPFELVNQAMKKKAISRLLNEAYRRCGLKDSVIFADQLMYMGFRQATVSGSSIGVNDFVIPDEKATIVGEADAEVKDIERQFADGLVTQGEKYNKVIDIWSRANELLAKRMMENLKTDMVIDREGNEVEQESFNSVYMMADSGARGSAAQIRQLAGMRGLMAKPDGSIIETPIVANFREGLNVLQYFISTHGARKGLADTALKTANSGYLTRRLVDVAQDVVITEHDCGTENGLVMQPMIEGGDIVVGLGDRVLGRVVATDVLDPTGSDVLIPKGTLIDETWVARLTNDEIYSSIDEILVRSAITCDTRFGICASCYGRDLGRGHQVNPGEAVGVIAAQSIGEPGTQLTMRTFHIGGAASRAAAVDSVQVKNGGEVRLHNLKFVETPEGKLVAVSRSGELGITDEHGRERERYKLPYGAVIGVKDGDAVNAGAVVANWDPHTHPIISEVEGTVVFSGMEDGITVKQTIDELTGLSTTEVLDAKDRPAAGKDIRPMIKLVDAAGNDINYAGTDSPAQYLLPAKAIINLADGAKVSIGDVLARIPQEGSVNKDITGGLPRVADLFEARKPKESSILAEITGAVTFGKETKGKKRLVITPPDAEPFELMIQKWRNLNVFEGETVAKGEVISDGPSNPHDILRILGVERLAEYIVNEIQEVYRLQGVIINDKHIEVIVRQMLRKVEVTSAGDSTLIPGEQVEYAAVIAENEALEAAGKIPAKFERVLLGITKASLATESFISAASFQETTRVLTEGAVTGKQDFLRGLKENVVVGRLIPAGTGLAYHSERKRKRALSQGTETVSAEEVQEALTAALNASMSSSD; encoded by the coding sequence CGCTACGTGACATCGAACGTGTTCTTTACTTTGAATCATTTGTTGTTATTGAGCCAGGTTTGACCACGCTTGAGCGCGGCCAGTTGCTAAATGATGAGCAATACTTCGAAGCATTAGAAGAGTTTGGTGATGAATTTGACGCGCGCATGGGTGCCGAAGCGGTACAGATGCTCATGTCATCAATTGATCTTGAAGAAGAAATTCAGATGTTGCGTGAAGAAATACCGCAAACTAACTCTGAAACTAAGATCAAAAAGCTTTCTAAGCGTCTTAAATTATGCGAATCCTTCTACAAGTCTGGCAACAAGCCAGAGTGGATGGTGATGTCTGTTCTGCCGGTTCTTCCGCCAGACTTGCGTCCATTGGTTCCTCTTGATGGTGGTCGTTTTGCGACATCGGATCTTAACGATCTATATCGTCGTGTTATCAACCGTAACAACCGTCTTAAGCGTTTATTAGACCTGAATGCACCGGACATCATCGTACGTAACGAAAAACGTATGTTGCAAGAAGCGGTCGATGCGCTACTTGATAACGGTCGTCGTGGTCGTGCTATTACTGGTTCAAACAAGCGTCCATTGAAATCTTTGGCTGACATGATCAAAGGTAAGCAAGGCCGTTTCCGTCAGAACTTGTTGGGTAAGCGAGTCGACTACTCGGGTCGTTCGGTTATCGTGGTAGGCCCATACTTGCGCCTACATCAGTGCGGTCTTCCTAAGAAGATGGCGCTCGAACTATTCAAACCATTTATCTTTTCGAAGCTTGAGTTACGTGGTTATGCAACCACGATTAAAGCGGCTAAGAAAATGGTTGAGCGTGAAGAACCATTAGTCTGGGATATTTTGGATGAAGTCATCCGTGAACACCCAGTGCTGCTTAACCGTGCACCAACACTTCACCGTTTGGGTATCCAAGCGTTTGAGCCTGTGTTGATTGAAGGTAAAGCCATCCAATTGCACCCATTGGTTTGTGCGGCATACAACGCCGACTTCGATGGTGACCAAATGGCGGTTCACGTTCCATTGACGATTGAAGCTCAGCTTGAAGCGCGTGCTTTGATGATGTCTACGAACAACATTCTTTCACCAGCAAACGGTGAGCCAATCATTGTGCCTTCACAAGACGTAGTCTTGGGCTTGTACTGGATGACTCGTGACCGTATCAATGCGCTAGGTGAAGGCATGGTCTTCTCTGATCTCGACGAGATTGAGCGTGCTTACGGTGCTAAGCAGGTTGATCTTCAAGCACGAATTAAAGTGCGTATTCACGAAGTTATCCGTGATATTGAAGGTAACGAGACAGAAGTAACAGAAGTTAAAGAAACAACGGTTGGTCGTGCTCTGCTTTATTCTATCGTGCCTAAAGGTCTGCCATTTGAGTTGGTAAACCAAGCGATGAAGAAAAAAGCCATATCGCGTTTGCTTAACGAAGCTTACCGTCGTTGTGGTTTGAAAGATTCGGTTATTTTTGCTGACCAACTCATGTATATGGGCTTCCGCCAGGCGACTGTTTCTGGTTCGTCTATCGGTGTTAACGATTTCGTTATTCCTGATGAGAAAGCGACTATTGTTGGTGAAGCTGATGCAGAAGTTAAAGATATTGAGCGTCAGTTCGCTGATGGTTTGGTAACGCAAGGCGAGAAATACAACAAGGTTATCGATATCTGGTCGCGTGCTAACGAATTGTTGGCTAAGCGCATGATGGAAAACTTGAAAACTGACATGGTCATTGACCGTGAAGGTAATGAGGTTGAGCAAGAGTCGTTTAACTCGGTTTATATGATGGCTGACTCCGGTGCCCGGGGTAGTGCTGCACAGATTCGTCAGTTGGCGGGTATGCGTGGTCTGATGGCTAAGCCAGACGGCTCTATCATTGAGACGCCAATCGTTGCGAACTTCCGTGAAGGTTTGAACGTACTTCAGTACTTCATCTCGACTCACGGTGCTCGTAAAGGTTTGGCCGATACGGCATTGAAGACGGCTAACTCAGGTTACTTGACTCGTCGTTTGGTCGATGTGGCGCAAGACGTTGTTATAACTGAACATGATTGTGGTACAGAGAACGGCCTTGTAATGCAGCCTATGATTGAAGGCGGCGATATCGTTGTTGGCTTGGGTGATCGAGTGTTGGGTCGTGTTGTAGCGACTGATGTATTAGATCCAACAGGATCTGATGTCTTGATTCCTAAAGGCACACTGATTGATGAGACTTGGGTAGCGCGTTTAACTAACGATGAGATCTACTCGTCTATCGATGAAATTCTTGTTCGCTCAGCGATTACTTGTGATACACGCTTCGGTATTTGTGCGTCGTGTTACGGTCGTGACTTGGGACGTGGCCACCAGGTTAACCCAGGTGAAGCGGTTGGTGTTATTGCTGCTCAATCTATCGGTGAGCCAGGTACACAGTTAACAATGCGTACGTTCCACATCGGTGGTGCGGCATCTCGAGCAGCGGCTGTTGATAGCGTTCAAGTTAAGAACGGCGGTGAAGTTCGTCTACACAACTTGAAGTTTGTTGAAACGCCGGAAGGTAAGTTAGTGGCGGTATCGCGTTCTGGTGAGCTGGGTATTACCGATGAGCACGGCCGTGAGCGTGAGCGTTATAAGCTTCCTTATGGTGCAGTTATTGGCGTTAAAGACGGCGATGCTGTTAATGCCGGTGCTGTCGTTGCTAACTGGGACCCGCATACCCACCCAATCATTTCTGAGGTGGAAGGTACTGTTGTCTTCTCTGGTATGGAAGATGGTATTACCGTTAAGCAGACAATTGATGAGCTAACAGGTCTATCGACTACCGAAGTGTTGGATGCTAAAGACCGTCCAGCAGCGGGTAAAGATATTCGCCCAATGATCAAGTTGGTGGATGCTGCAGGTAACGATATTAACTACGCGGGTACTGATTCTCCTGCTCAATACCTATTGCCTGCTAAAGCAATCATCAACTTAGCGGATGGCGCGAAAGTGTCTATCGGTGATGTATTGGCGCGTATCCCTCAAGAAGGTTCGGTCAACAAGGATATTACCGGTGGTCTACCACGTGTAGCTGACTTGTTCGAAGCGCGTAAGCCAAAAGAGTCTTCTATCCTTGCTGAAATCACTGGTGCAGTGACGTTCGGTAAAGAGACCAAAGGTAAGAAGCGCTTGGTAATCACGCCCCCGGATGCTGAGCCGTTTGAATTGATGATTCAAAAATGGCGTAACTTGAACGTATTCGAAGGTGAGACGGTTGCTAAAGGTGAGGTTATCTCTGACGGCCCATCTAACCCACATGATATTTTACGTATCTTGGGTGTAGAGCGTCTTGCTGAGTATATCGTTAATGAAATCCAAGAGGTTTATCGCCTCCAAGGTGTAATCATCAACGATAAGCACATTGAAGTTATTGTTCGTCAAATGTTGCGTAAAGTTGAAGTAACAAGTGCGGGCGATTCAACACTGATCCCAGGTGAACAGGTTGAATACGCAGCGGTAATTGCTGAAAACGAAGCGCTAGAAGCGGCTGGTAAGATCCCAGCTAAGTTCGAGCGTGTGTTGTTAGGTATTACTAAAGCATCGTTGGCAACAGAGTCGTTTATTTCAGCAGCCTCTTTCCAAGAAACCACTCGTGTATTAACGGAAGGTGCGGTTACTGGTAAGCAAGACTTCTTGCGCGGACTAAAAGAAAACGTTGTTGTGGGTCGATTAATCCCAGCCGGTACTGGTTTGGCTTATCACTCAGAACGTAAGCGTAAGCGTGCATTGTCGCAGGGAACTGAGACAGTGAGCGCAGAAGAGGTACAAGAAGCGTTGACAGCAGCGCTGAATGCCTCAATGTCTAGCTCTGATTAA
- the rpsL gene encoding 30S ribosomal protein S12 → MATINQLVRSPRKRKVQKSDAQALQACPQRRGVCTRVYTTTPKKPNSALRKVCRVRLTNGYEVSSYIGGEGHNLQEHSVVLIRGGRVKDLPGVRYHTVRGALDCSGVNDRKQGRSKYGTKRPKS, encoded by the coding sequence ATGGCAACAATTAACCAATTGGTTCGCTCGCCACGTAAGCGCAAAGTACAAAAAAGTGACGCACAAGCCCTTCAGGCTTGCCCTCAGCGTCGCGGTGTTTGTACGCGTGTTTACACTACTACTCCGAAGAAGCCAAACTCGGCTCTTCGTAAAGTATGCCGTGTTCGTCTAACGAACGGCTACGAAGTATCTTCATACATTGGCGGTGAAGGTCACAACTTGCAAGAACACAGTGTTGTATTGATCCGTGGCGGTCGTGTAAAAGACTTGCCAGGTGTTCGTTACCACACAGTTCGTGGCGCACTTGACTGTTCAGGTGTCAACGATCGTAAACAGGGCCGTTCTAAATACGGTACAAAACGTCCTAAGTCTTAA